One stretch of Streptomyces sp. NBC_01363 DNA includes these proteins:
- a CDS encoding aldo/keto reductase family protein, translated as MEFRRLGRSGLTISEIAYGNWLTHGSQVEEDAAVACIRAALDAGITTFDTADVYAETRAEAVLGRALRNERREGLEVFTKVYFPTGPGHNDRGLGRKHIMESIDNSLRRLQTDYVDLYQAHRYDHSTPLEETMEAFADVVRSGKALYVGVSEWTADQLRAAHGLARELRVPLISNQPQYSALWRVIESDVVPASEELGIGQIVWSPIAQGALTGKYKPGAPLPAGSRATDDKGGANMVAGWLRDDVLERVQRLRPLADGAGLSLAQLAVAWVLQNSNVSAAIIGASRPEQVTENVRAAGVTLDAELLKGIDDILDPVVERNPALTAGHAGNS; from the coding sequence ATGGAGTTCCGCCGACTCGGCCGCAGCGGTCTGACCATCAGTGAGATCGCCTACGGAAACTGGCTCACCCACGGCTCCCAGGTGGAGGAGGACGCGGCGGTCGCCTGCATCCGCGCCGCCCTGGACGCCGGAATCACCACCTTCGACACCGCGGACGTCTACGCCGAGACCCGGGCCGAGGCCGTCCTGGGCCGGGCGCTCAGGAACGAACGTCGTGAGGGTCTGGAGGTGTTCACCAAGGTCTACTTCCCGACCGGTCCCGGACACAACGACCGGGGGCTCGGCCGCAAGCACATCATGGAGTCCATCGACAATTCGCTGCGCCGCCTGCAGACGGATTACGTGGACCTGTACCAGGCCCACCGCTACGATCACTCGACACCGCTGGAAGAGACCATGGAGGCGTTCGCCGACGTCGTCCGCTCCGGCAAGGCCCTCTACGTCGGCGTTTCGGAATGGACGGCCGACCAGCTGCGCGCCGCCCATGGACTGGCCCGCGAGCTGCGGGTGCCGCTGATCTCCAACCAGCCGCAGTACTCGGCCCTGTGGCGGGTCATCGAAAGTGATGTGGTGCCCGCCTCCGAGGAGCTGGGCATCGGCCAGATCGTCTGGTCCCCGATCGCCCAGGGCGCGCTCACGGGCAAGTACAAGCCCGGTGCGCCGCTCCCGGCCGGTTCGCGGGCGACGGACGACAAGGGCGGCGCGAACATGGTCGCGGGCTGGCTGCGCGACGACGTGCTGGAGCGCGTCCAGCGCTTGCGGCCGCTCGCCGACGGCGCCGGTCTCAGTCTGGCCCAGCTCGCGGTCGCGTGGGTGCTGCAGAACTCGAACGTCTCCGCCGCGATCATCGGCGCCTCCCGGCCCGAGCAGGTGACGGAGAACGTCCGGGCGGCCGGTGTGACACTCGACGCGGAGCTGCTGAAGGGGATCGACGACATCCTGGACCCGGTGGTCGAGCGGAATCCCGCGCTGACGGCCGGGCACGCGGGCAACAGCTGA
- a CDS encoding NAD(P)/FAD-dependent oxidoreductase translates to MARPRILVVGAGFAGVECVRRLERGLIPGEAEIALVAPFSYQLYLPLLPQVAAGVLTPQSVAVSLRRSRKHRTRIIPGGAIGVDPKAKICVIRKITDEIVYEPYDYIVLSAGSITRTFDIPGLLDNARGMKTLAEAAYVRDHVIAQLDLADASHDENERASRLQFVVVGGGYAGTETAACLQRLTSSAVRHYPRLDPKLIKWHLIDIAPKLMPELGDKLGRSALEVLRARGIEVSLGVSIAEAAPEKVTFTDGRVLPCRTLIWTAGVTASPLVNTLDAETVRGRLAVTPEMRLPGFDGVFALGDCAAVPDLSKGDGAVCPPTAQHATRQGRRLADNLIATLRHQPLKPYVHRDLGLVVDLGGKDAVSKPLGVEMHGIPAQAVARGYHWSALRTNVAKARVMTNWVLNAVAGDDFVRTGFLSRQPAKLRDFEYTASYLTPAQVREYTAALHTGT, encoded by the coding sequence GTGGCACGACCCAGGATCCTCGTTGTCGGAGCCGGATTCGCCGGAGTGGAATGCGTACGCCGTCTGGAGCGCGGGCTCATCCCGGGCGAGGCGGAGATCGCGCTCGTCGCCCCGTTCTCGTACCAGCTCTACCTCCCCCTGCTGCCACAGGTGGCGGCGGGCGTGCTCACTCCGCAGTCGGTCGCCGTCTCGCTGCGCCGCAGCCGCAAGCACCGCACCCGGATCATTCCGGGCGGGGCCATCGGCGTGGACCCCAAGGCGAAGATCTGCGTCATCCGCAAGATCACCGACGAGATCGTCTACGAGCCCTACGACTACATCGTGCTCAGTGCCGGGAGCATCACCCGTACCTTCGACATCCCCGGCCTGCTGGACAACGCACGGGGCATGAAGACACTGGCCGAGGCCGCCTACGTACGGGACCACGTGATCGCCCAGCTCGACCTCGCGGACGCCAGCCACGACGAGAACGAACGGGCCTCGCGCCTGCAGTTCGTGGTGGTCGGCGGTGGATACGCGGGCACCGAGACGGCAGCCTGTCTGCAGCGCCTCACCAGCAGCGCGGTGAGGCACTACCCGAGGCTCGACCCGAAGCTGATCAAGTGGCATCTCATCGACATCGCCCCGAAGCTGATGCCCGAACTGGGGGACAAGCTGGGCCGCAGCGCCCTTGAGGTGCTGCGCGCCCGTGGCATCGAGGTGTCGCTCGGCGTCTCGATCGCCGAGGCCGCCCCGGAGAAGGTGACCTTCACCGACGGCCGGGTGCTGCCCTGCCGAACCCTGATCTGGACGGCGGGCGTCACCGCGAGCCCGCTGGTCAACACGCTCGACGCGGAGACGGTACGCGGACGGCTGGCCGTCACCCCCGAGATGAGGCTGCCGGGCTTCGACGGCGTCTTCGCTCTCGGTGACTGCGCGGCCGTGCCGGACCTGAGCAAGGGCGACGGAGCAGTCTGCCCGCCCACCGCACAGCACGCCACGCGCCAGGGCCGCAGGCTCGCCGACAACCTCATCGCGACACTGCGGCACCAGCCGCTGAAGCCGTACGTCCACAGGGACCTCGGTCTCGTCGTGGACCTCGGCGGCAAGGACGCGGTCTCCAAGCCGCTCGGCGTCGAGATGCACGGAATCCCCGCGCAGGCCGTCGCCCGCGGGTACCACTGGTCGGCGCTGCGCACCAATGTCGCCAAGGCGCGGGTCATGACCAACTGGGTACTCAACGCGGTCGCGGGCGACGACTTCGTACGCACCGGCTTCCTGTCCCGTCAGCCGGCGAAACTGCGCGACTTCGAGTACACCGCCTCCTACCTCACACCGGCGCAGGTCCGCGAGTACACCGCCGCGCTGCACACCGGCACCTGA